A window from Mycolicibacterium tokaiense encodes these proteins:
- a CDS encoding amino acid ABC transporter permease: protein MDAVLDNLPYLAQGFVVTLGCAAGALVLALALGAVLGTLDYSTHTAVVRWAIRAFVGLFRNTPFLVQLYIWYFGLPYLGIELSPLVAGLAGLGLYGASYVTEIVRGAMTGVGREQEEAGLSAGLTRWDVTTRIVWPQAFTGMIPALTNEMVALIKNTSLLGFITVTELTLRTQQAISSTFASLPLYLTAGAMYLVVNVALTALARRLEKRLARTGRGSALQGATRQEVGAGA from the coding sequence ATGGACGCCGTGCTCGACAACCTGCCCTACCTGGCGCAGGGGTTCGTTGTCACCCTCGGTTGTGCGGCCGGGGCGCTGGTCCTGGCCCTGGCACTGGGCGCGGTGCTGGGCACCCTGGACTACTCCACACACACAGCGGTGGTGCGGTGGGCCATCCGCGCGTTTGTCGGGCTCTTCCGCAACACGCCGTTCCTGGTCCAGCTCTACATCTGGTACTTCGGGCTGCCCTACCTGGGCATCGAGCTCTCTCCGCTGGTGGCCGGGCTGGCGGGCCTGGGTCTCTACGGCGCCAGCTACGTCACCGAGATCGTCCGCGGCGCCATGACGGGCGTCGGGCGCGAGCAGGAGGAGGCCGGCCTGTCGGCGGGCCTGACCCGATGGGACGTCACCACCCGGATCGTCTGGCCGCAGGCATTCACCGGCATGATCCCGGCGCTGACCAACGAGATGGTGGCCTTGATCAAGAACACCTCCCTGCTGGGCTTCATCACCGTCACCGAGTTGACGCTGCGTACGCAGCAGGCGATCAGCTCCACCTTCGCGTCCCTGCCGCTGTACCTGACCGCCGGCGCGATGTACCTGGTGGTCAACGTCGCCCTGACCGCCCTGGCGCGGCGGCTGGAGAAGAGGCTGGCCCGCACCGGGCGCGGCAGCGCCCTGCAGGGCGCCACACGACAGGAGGTGGGCGCCGGTGCCTGA
- a CDS encoding TetR/AcrR family transcriptional regulator: protein MAATSTGARRGRPRDPEIEDRVYDAAAELYSKAGWSGFRIDAVARQCGVGKDAIYRRWPNRVALLAQVLTARSLYFEDIDTGDTRADLEAMADLYIAHLTGPYGNMLHQVLVDRLHHAEVREASDDYYRVLVQAGRRIGRRAVRRGDVPDSAAATLMIDLVIGGIQNHIVTTPRELRPRMRSRLPQFRTALVQAALAGVGARL, encoded by the coding sequence ATGGCAGCGACATCGACAGGCGCCCGCCGGGGCCGGCCCCGGGACCCGGAGATCGAAGACCGGGTGTATGACGCCGCGGCGGAGCTGTACTCCAAGGCGGGGTGGAGCGGCTTCCGGATCGACGCGGTGGCCCGGCAGTGCGGTGTCGGCAAGGACGCGATCTACCGGCGGTGGCCGAATCGGGTGGCTCTGCTGGCGCAGGTCCTGACGGCTCGATCGCTGTACTTCGAGGACATCGACACCGGGGACACCCGGGCTGATCTCGAGGCCATGGCCGATCTCTACATCGCCCACCTGACCGGTCCCTACGGCAACATGCTGCACCAGGTTCTGGTGGATCGGCTGCACCACGCCGAGGTGCGGGAGGCGTCCGACGATTACTACCGGGTGCTGGTGCAAGCCGGCCGACGGATCGGGCGCCGTGCGGTGCGGCGCGGCGACGTGCCGGATTCCGCGGCGGCGACCCTGATGATCGACCTGGTGATCGGTGGCATCCAGAACCACATCGTCACCACGCCAAGGGAATTGCGGCCACGGATGCGGTCACGGTTGCCGCAGTTCCGGACCGCCCTGGTGCAGGCCGCCCTGGCTGGTGTCGGTGCCCGCCTCTGA
- a CDS encoding sensor histidine kinase — MLLVLLAYSTIVVVGLAVPLALTVSQERLQRFGESRFAAAAYFAGLAARDADQGGANLQEALTRYHWLYGEPVLVVDRTGRPLASAGMAPGSDDVDLAVAQALRNQRSALPASLSPWSHPDALIAVPVGAGTQVDGAVVLRASTAAAAADVGRAWAVIAAGAGGLLLLATVIAVVLSRWTVRPVTALSERVHALGDQVLEPAPAAHPGPPAQSAGYAGPPEVRQLARVFDTMAADVEAAAAAQRRMVADSAHALRNPLAALRIRLDTLGLALSGKSAETHHKAMQEVDRLSGVVADLLTLASAESAPTADQAPPRCDVVTVMAERHDSWSDAVAAAAMTMTVTTLHTAPAAIDADDLGTIVDVLLSNATAYAGAGTEIELGCSADGSRVHIWVADTGRGVAPTELEHLADRFYRASGTSGPGTGLGLAIARALTERAGGRLTITAGRPRGLRVEAALPRSS; from the coding sequence GTGCTGCTCGTGCTGCTGGCGTACTCCACCATCGTGGTGGTGGGCCTGGCGGTTCCGCTGGCTCTGACGGTGAGCCAGGAGCGGCTGCAGCGGTTCGGGGAGAGCCGGTTCGCGGCCGCGGCCTACTTCGCCGGTCTGGCCGCGCGCGACGCTGATCAGGGCGGCGCCAACCTGCAGGAGGCACTGACGCGCTACCACTGGCTCTACGGCGAGCCGGTGCTGGTGGTGGATCGCACCGGGCGTCCGCTGGCCTCGGCCGGCATGGCTCCCGGCTCCGACGACGTCGACCTCGCCGTTGCGCAGGCGCTGCGCAACCAGCGCAGCGCCCTGCCCGCCTCCCTGAGCCCGTGGTCGCACCCCGATGCGCTGATCGCGGTCCCGGTGGGCGCCGGCACGCAGGTGGACGGCGCGGTGGTGCTGCGGGCATCCACCGCGGCGGCAGCGGCCGACGTCGGGCGGGCGTGGGCGGTGATCGCCGCGGGTGCGGGCGGGTTGCTGCTGCTGGCCACGGTGATCGCGGTGGTGCTCTCGCGGTGGACGGTGCGACCGGTGACCGCGCTCTCGGAACGGGTGCACGCACTCGGCGACCAGGTACTCGAGCCCGCCCCGGCCGCGCACCCGGGCCCACCGGCGCAGTCCGCCGGCTACGCGGGCCCACCGGAGGTGCGTCAGCTCGCCCGCGTCTTCGACACGATGGCCGCCGATGTGGAGGCGGCGGCGGCCGCACAGCGGCGGATGGTCGCGGACTCGGCCCACGCACTCCGTAACCCGTTGGCGGCGTTGCGGATCCGACTGGACACCCTGGGCCTGGCGCTGTCGGGGAAATCCGCCGAGACGCACCACAAGGCGATGCAGGAGGTCGACAGGCTCAGCGGCGTGGTCGCCGACCTGCTGACCCTCGCTTCCGCCGAATCCGCGCCCACCGCCGACCAGGCCCCACCCCGCTGTGACGTCGTGACCGTGATGGCCGAACGCCACGATTCCTGGTCCGACGCCGTGGCGGCGGCCGCCATGACGATGACCGTGACCACCCTGCACACAGCGCCGGCCGCCATCGACGCGGACGACCTGGGCACCATCGTCGACGTGCTGCTCAGCAATGCCACCGCCTACGCCGGAGCCGGAACCGAGATCGAACTCGGCTGCAGCGCAGACGGTTCGCGTGTGCACATCTGGGTCGCCGACACCGGGCGCGGGGTGGCCCCGACCGAACTGGAACACCTCGCGGACCGGTTCTACCGGGCCTCGGGCACCAGCGGCCCCGGCACCGGGCTGGGGCTGGCCATCGCCCGCGCGCTCACCGAGCGGGCCGGCGGCCGCCTCACCATCACCGCCGGCCGTCCCCGCGGACTACGGGTCGAGGCGGCGCTACCGCGTTCGTCCTAA
- a CDS encoding IclR family transcriptional regulator, translating to MPETGGGRAESSGVRSLRRGLEVLQAIADAGGEASLRDVARQLQLAESTTHGLLQTLVLSGHVVRTDERRYGLGHALIRLGEATNRKLGAQTTGALQELATLTGENVDLAVLEGADAVYIAQATMPGSPRSAREAERRLPARSTAAGRALLSQLPPAQLTEFIERHVVPGGASPAQLARDLAVVRGRGFATEINEVEAGVSCVAVPVTGALPMALTVTGPSDRLTSERMPALTPHLRRVATEIGSGLRRSL from the coding sequence ATGCCCGAGACAGGTGGCGGCCGCGCCGAGAGCTCCGGCGTGCGGTCGCTGCGCCGGGGTCTGGAAGTGCTGCAGGCCATCGCCGACGCCGGCGGCGAGGCCAGCCTGCGCGACGTGGCCCGGCAGCTGCAGCTGGCTGAGTCGACCACCCACGGCCTTCTGCAGACGCTGGTCCTCAGCGGCCATGTGGTGCGCACCGACGAACGGCGCTACGGCCTGGGCCATGCGCTGATCCGCCTCGGCGAAGCCACCAACCGCAAGCTGGGCGCGCAGACCACCGGGGCGCTACAGGAACTCGCGACCCTGACCGGTGAGAACGTCGACCTCGCGGTACTGGAGGGCGCCGACGCCGTGTACATCGCCCAGGCCACCATGCCGGGATCACCCCGGTCGGCGCGGGAGGCCGAACGCCGGCTGCCCGCTCGCAGCACCGCGGCCGGCCGCGCCCTGCTGAGCCAGCTGCCCCCGGCCCAGCTCACCGAGTTCATCGAGCGGCATGTGGTTCCCGGCGGCGCTTCCCCGGCCCAGCTGGCCCGCGATCTCGCCGTGGTCCGCGGACGCGGCTTCGCCACCGAGATCAACGAGGTCGAAGCCGGCGTGTCCTGTGTGGCCGTGCCGGTCACCGGCGCCCTGCCCATGGCACTGACCGTGACCGGGCCGTCGGACCGGCTGACCAGTGAACGGATGCCGGCCCTGACCCCACACCTGCGCCGGGTCGCGACCGAGATCGGCTCCGGCCTGCGGCGCTCGCTGTAG
- a CDS encoding acyl-CoA dehydrogenase family protein — protein MVAAVDDEVAALRAVTADLLGKHCTQAHVRAAMATEDGFDRDLWSHAARTGLHGLLIAEEFGGADAGHLAMGAVMEEMGAALMGGPFLATAVLTPHVLRLCAEVSEQQAVLPRIASGHLVATVAYAEPGTGVPPACATTTAAPAPSGAWTVTGEKTYVLDAGSAEVIYVYAATPDGPGLFAVDRDAAGMTVQPLRTVDQTRRQSRIDFGDTPSRLVGAPGRVTAALEQALSLVAVALLSEQAGGTRRAMQAAVDHARTRFQFGRAIGSFQAVKHLCADMLLEAESAISAARHVAAAFDEGSPGAAADLALAQAYNAEAYLTVAATAIQVHGGIGFTWEHPAHLYLRRARTDAQLLGSPHEHRETYLRLVQP, from the coding sequence ATGGTGGCTGCGGTGGACGATGAGGTGGCGGCGCTGCGCGCCGTGACCGCTGACCTATTGGGCAAGCACTGCACCCAGGCCCACGTCCGGGCGGCCATGGCCACCGAAGACGGCTTCGATCGCGACCTGTGGTCCCACGCTGCGCGCACCGGGCTGCACGGCCTGCTGATCGCCGAGGAGTTCGGCGGAGCCGACGCCGGGCACCTCGCGATGGGCGCGGTGATGGAGGAGATGGGGGCCGCCCTGATGGGTGGGCCGTTCCTGGCCACCGCGGTGCTGACCCCGCACGTCCTGCGGCTGTGTGCCGAGGTGTCCGAGCAGCAGGCCGTGCTGCCGCGCATCGCGTCCGGGCACCTGGTGGCCACCGTCGCCTACGCCGAGCCGGGAACCGGGGTGCCCCCGGCCTGCGCGACGACCACGGCCGCGCCCGCCCCGTCCGGGGCGTGGACCGTGACGGGGGAGAAGACCTACGTGCTCGACGCGGGCAGCGCCGAGGTGATCTACGTCTATGCCGCCACCCCCGACGGACCGGGCCTCTTCGCGGTCGATCGCGACGCCGCCGGGATGACGGTGCAGCCGCTGCGCACCGTCGACCAGACCCGTCGGCAGAGCCGAATCGATTTCGGTGACACACCCTCTCGCTTGGTCGGTGCACCGGGTCGTGTCACCGCGGCGTTGGAGCAAGCCCTGTCTCTGGTGGCGGTGGCTCTGCTGAGCGAGCAGGCGGGCGGCACCAGACGTGCCATGCAGGCGGCCGTCGACCACGCCCGCACCCGGTTTCAATTCGGCCGCGCCATCGGCAGCTTCCAGGCGGTCAAACACCTGTGCGCCGACATGCTGCTCGAGGCGGAATCGGCGATCTCGGCGGCCCGGCACGTCGCGGCGGCCTTCGATGAGGGCAGTCCGGGCGCCGCGGCGGATCTGGCTCTGGCCCAGGCCTACAACGCCGAGGCATACCTCACTGTGGCGGCGACGGCGATCCAGGTGCACGGCGGCATCGGCTTCACCTGGGAGCACCCGGCCCATCTGTATCTGCGCCGTGCCCGCACCGACGCTCAGCTGCTGGGCAGCCCGCACGAACATCGTGAGACCTACCTGCGGCTGGTGCAGCCGTGA
- a CDS encoding amino acid ABC transporter ATP-binding protein: protein MPDTTPVLDVRGLTMTIDGATLLSDISFQLDRGDSLSVVGPSGSGKSTLLRCLNQLEGSWTGEVLLAGAPTRSVTPNQLRSRIGLVSQKFALFGHLDVLANVTLPLRRVRGLAKPEADELADRWLERVGLAGFRRRRPHQLSGGQQQRVAIARAAALEPDVLLLDEVTSALDPELVDEVENVILDLGRSGTTLIVVTHDIPFAAKVGASMMMLEAGAVIEHGTPAAVLGSAQPRSRRFFTRHLRGLSLDIEAIPQ, encoded by the coding sequence GTGCCTGACACGACACCGGTCCTCGACGTGCGGGGACTGACCATGACCATCGACGGCGCCACCCTGCTGTCGGACATCAGCTTTCAGCTCGACCGCGGCGACTCACTCAGCGTGGTCGGGCCGTCCGGCTCCGGCAAGAGCACCCTGCTGCGCTGCCTGAACCAGCTGGAGGGCAGCTGGACCGGAGAGGTGCTGCTGGCCGGCGCCCCCACCCGGTCGGTGACGCCGAATCAGCTGCGCAGCCGCATCGGCCTGGTCTCTCAGAAGTTCGCCCTGTTCGGGCATCTGGACGTGCTGGCCAACGTGACCCTGCCGCTGCGCCGGGTGCGCGGCCTGGCCAAGCCCGAGGCCGACGAACTCGCCGACCGCTGGTTGGAGCGGGTCGGGCTCGCGGGGTTCCGGCGCCGGCGTCCACACCAACTCTCCGGCGGTCAGCAGCAGCGGGTCGCGATCGCGCGGGCCGCCGCCCTGGAACCGGATGTGCTGCTCCTCGACGAGGTCACCAGCGCGCTGGACCCCGAACTGGTCGACGAGGTGGAGAACGTCATCCTCGATCTCGGCAGGTCCGGCACCACGTTGATCGTGGTCACCCACGACATTCCGTTCGCCGCGAAGGTGGGCGCCTCGATGATGATGCTGGAAGCCGGGGCCGTCATCGAGCACGGCACCCCGGCCGCCGTGCTCGGCAGCGCCCAGCCGCGGTCCCGGCGGTTCTTCACCCGTCACCTGCGGGGCCTGTCCCTCGACATCGAGGCGATCCCGCAGTGA
- the alc gene encoding allantoicase produces the protein MSTPAPHLPDLAARLLGGTVMAASDEAFGEKENLLNPEPVNFVPGSFGPRGEIVDGWETRRRRTEGDDWALIRLGTPGLIRSIDVDTTSFTGNHPVGCRVEACGVEGYPGPGDLLDADWQRIVDDSPLASDQSNVFAVHNDTRFTHVRLTVWPDGGVGRLRIHGEPVTDPRDLDLGTVDLASPHYGAAITDSSDGFYSPARSLNRPDMARTMGDGWETRRNRDRGPDWVLFQLATRARVHALVIDTAYFRYNASAAVIVESSDHHQDSEWVELLARTDLQPDTRHVFRFTDAGAELPVATHLRLHALPDGGLSRVRVVGSATRDGRWQVAHRWWNTLPESQAVAVLRAAGVEVAAAAHLAAARPVLDPADLDGDPAAGEVLHRILTGSADATEHR, from the coding sequence TTGTCCACACCCGCACCACACCTTCCCGACCTCGCTGCCCGCCTGCTCGGTGGCACCGTCATGGCCGCCAGCGACGAAGCGTTCGGCGAGAAGGAGAACCTGCTGAACCCCGAACCGGTGAACTTCGTCCCGGGGTCCTTCGGCCCGCGCGGCGAGATCGTCGACGGCTGGGAGACCCGCCGGCGCCGCACCGAGGGTGACGACTGGGCGCTGATCCGCCTGGGCACACCGGGACTCATTCGTTCGATCGACGTCGACACCACGTCGTTCACCGGCAACCACCCCGTGGGCTGCCGCGTCGAAGCCTGCGGTGTGGAAGGCTATCCCGGCCCGGGTGATCTCCTGGACGCGGACTGGCAACGGATTGTCGACGACTCACCGCTGGCGTCGGACCAGTCGAATGTTTTTGCCGTGCACAATGACACCCGATTCACCCACGTCCGGCTCACCGTCTGGCCGGACGGCGGCGTCGGGCGGCTGCGCATCCACGGCGAGCCGGTCACCGATCCACGCGACCTCGACCTCGGCACCGTGGACCTGGCCTCGCCACACTACGGCGCAGCCATCACCGACAGCAGCGACGGGTTCTACAGTCCCGCACGATCACTCAACCGGCCCGACATGGCGCGCACCATGGGCGACGGCTGGGAGACCCGCCGCAACCGCGACCGCGGGCCGGACTGGGTGCTGTTCCAGCTGGCCACCCGGGCCCGCGTGCACGCACTGGTGATCGACACGGCCTACTTCCGCTACAACGCGTCGGCGGCGGTGATCGTGGAATCGTCTGACCACCATCAGGATTCGGAGTGGGTAGAACTGCTGGCACGCACGGATCTGCAGCCCGACACCCGGCACGTCTTCCGCTTCACCGACGCAGGCGCAGAGCTGCCGGTGGCCACCCATCTGCGGCTGCACGCGCTGCCCGACGGCGGCCTGTCCCGCGTGCGCGTAGTGGGCAGCGCCACCCGCGACGGGCGGTGGCAGGTGGCGCACCGCTGGTGGAACACCCTTCCCGAGTCCCAGGCGGTGGCGGTGCTGCGCGCCGCGGGGGTCGAGGTTGCCGCGGCGGCCCACCTCGCGGCGGCCCGGCCGGTGCTCGACCCGGCCGACCTCGACGGCGACCCGGCTGCGGGCGAAGTGCTGCACCGCATCCTGACCGGATCTGCTGACGCGACGGAGCACCGCTGA
- a CDS encoding dipeptide epimerase: MRLDSWTETLRLTQPLRISRSLTTEVDNVFVSITAEGHTGFGEAAPGPWRGETIDDIRDYLDGAALLLGTDPFAARAVLARLDAQLPMVRAARSAVDMALVDLVGKIVGQPLYRLLGLDAQQTRELCFTVSLDNDVDTMVAAAVDAAAKYRVLKIKLGSPRDADIVREIASAVDVPLRVDANGGWTAEHTVHLVEEVLAPCGVTLLEQPVAADDLAGLAQVHAYSPIPVIADESITDLASLRPLIDRCAGIDIKLTKCGGIIEALDLIGGARAVGMTIMMGCEVETSLAVTAAASLTPLADYADLDLHLWLDNDPFDGVLLEHGRFVLPARPGLGCRVTSRQP, translated from the coding sequence ATGCGCCTGGATTCCTGGACCGAGACACTGCGGCTGACCCAACCGCTGCGCATCTCGCGCTCGCTGACCACCGAGGTCGACAATGTGTTCGTCTCGATCACCGCGGAGGGCCACACCGGCTTCGGCGAGGCCGCCCCCGGTCCGTGGCGCGGTGAAACCATCGACGACATCCGGGATTATCTCGACGGCGCCGCACTGCTGCTGGGCACGGATCCTTTCGCCGCCCGCGCCGTGCTGGCGCGTCTGGACGCCCAGTTGCCCATGGTGCGGGCAGCCAGGTCGGCCGTCGACATGGCACTGGTGGACCTGGTGGGCAAGATCGTCGGCCAACCGCTGTACCGACTTCTCGGACTCGATGCCCAGCAGACGCGGGAGCTGTGCTTCACCGTCAGCCTGGACAACGATGTGGACACCATGGTCGCCGCGGCGGTGGACGCCGCCGCGAAGTACCGGGTTCTGAAGATCAAACTCGGCAGCCCGCGCGACGCCGACATCGTGCGTGAGATCGCTTCGGCCGTCGACGTTCCGCTGCGGGTGGACGCCAACGGCGGCTGGACCGCCGAGCACACCGTGCACCTGGTCGAGGAGGTCTTGGCCCCCTGCGGGGTGACGCTGCTGGAGCAACCGGTGGCCGCCGACGACCTCGCCGGGCTGGCGCAGGTGCACGCGTACTCCCCGATACCGGTGATCGCCGACGAGTCGATCACCGACCTGGCCTCACTGCGGCCGCTGATCGACCGCTGCGCCGGAATCGACATCAAGCTCACCAAGTGCGGTGGCATCATCGAGGCGTTGGATCTGATCGGCGGCGCGCGCGCCGTCGGGATGACGATCATGATGGGCTGCGAGGTCGAGACCTCGCTGGCCGTCACGGCCGCCGCCAGCCTGACACCCCTGGCCGACTATGCCGACCTGGACCTGCATCTGTGGCTGGACAACGATCCGTTCGACGGCGTGCTCCTGGAACACGGCCGCTTCGTGCTGCCGGCCCGACCCGGCCTGGGTTGCCGGGTCACCAGTCGTCAGCCCTGA
- a CDS encoding acyl-CoA dehydrogenase family protein — translation MTRQETPVPEDIDAAVGEARAWLDQHWDPDLDRSAWFDLVVDAGWAAPSWDTQWFGRGLSSARSRAVAAEFRRVGAPGSGQDRMNLWAATVYAAGSDELKSQVLGGFLRHRLRGCLLYSEPGAGSDLAGLRTRAERDGDDWIVNGQKVWTSFAQKADYGMLVARTDIDVPKHRGLTFFLLPMKQPGVTVRPIHQITGESEFNEVFLDDARVSDTLRIGDVDAGWGVLQLALGLERAIMGGSARTERTKVADPGDIRRMSLRELAVHLGRFDDPALRQDIARIEAFEAVNRWNLARSKAAGSQAERLSVLSLSKIAMSRILHQSARVYFDLAGPESMLEGPENPLGDATTFRALNAYFTSIGGGTDQIQRNIIGEKVLGLPREPDPFHDRPFRELPHDQG, via the coding sequence GTGACGCGACAGGAGACGCCCGTGCCCGAGGACATCGATGCCGCCGTCGGCGAGGCACGCGCCTGGCTGGACCAGCACTGGGATCCCGACCTGGACAGATCGGCGTGGTTCGACCTCGTGGTGGACGCGGGCTGGGCCGCGCCGAGCTGGGATACGCAGTGGTTCGGCCGCGGCCTCAGCTCCGCCCGATCCCGCGCCGTGGCAGCCGAGTTCCGCAGGGTGGGTGCCCCCGGCTCGGGCCAGGACCGGATGAACCTCTGGGCCGCCACCGTGTACGCCGCCGGCTCCGATGAGCTCAAATCACAAGTGCTGGGGGGATTTCTGCGGCATCGGCTGCGCGGCTGCCTGCTCTACAGCGAGCCGGGCGCCGGCTCCGATCTGGCCGGACTGCGCACCCGTGCCGAACGTGACGGTGACGACTGGATCGTCAACGGTCAGAAGGTGTGGACATCGTTCGCGCAGAAGGCGGACTACGGGATGTTGGTGGCGCGCACCGATATCGACGTCCCCAAACACCGCGGGCTGACCTTCTTCCTACTGCCGATGAAGCAACCCGGCGTCACCGTGCGGCCCATTCACCAGATCACCGGCGAGTCCGAGTTCAACGAGGTGTTCCTCGACGACGCCCGGGTCAGCGACACCCTGCGCATCGGTGACGTCGACGCCGGGTGGGGGGTGCTGCAACTGGCGCTGGGGCTCGAACGCGCGATCATGGGCGGCTCAGCCCGCACCGAGCGCACCAAGGTCGCCGACCCCGGTGACATCCGCCGCATGAGCCTGCGTGAGCTCGCCGTCCACCTCGGCCGGTTCGACGACCCGGCACTGCGCCAGGACATCGCCCGCATCGAGGCATTCGAGGCCGTCAACCGCTGGAACCTGGCCCGCTCCAAGGCCGCCGGCAGTCAGGCCGAACGCCTGTCGGTGCTCTCGCTGAGCAAGATCGCCATGTCCCGGATCCTGCACCAGTCGGCCCGGGTCTACTTCGACCTGGCCGGCCCCGAGAGCATGCTCGAAGGCCCGGAGAACCCCCTGGGCGATGCGACCACCTTCCGCGCCCTGAACGCCTACTTCACCTCGATCGGCGGTGGCACCGACCAGATCCAGCGCAACATCATCGGCGAGAAGGTGCTGGGCCTACCCCGTGAGCCGGATCCGTTCCACGACCGGCCGTTCCGGGAGTTGCCGCACGATCAGGGCTGA
- a CDS encoding response regulator transcription factor produces MRIAVVEDDDGVGDALVDALAEVGHAPVRMRRGADLLLGHRDVDLALLDLGLPDADGLTVLRQLRAVSQIPVVVLTARDDERSVVRALRGGADDYVVKPARLGELRARLEVAARRHAVGAEPPAETVVAGDIVIDLGAHRLEVGGREVTLTPKEFELLAYLVTRRGEAVSRQQLMDAIWGDAYVAISRSLDVHMTALRAKLGRTGVITTIRGYGYRWGV; encoded by the coding sequence ATGCGGATCGCAGTGGTGGAAGACGACGACGGCGTGGGCGACGCCCTGGTCGACGCGCTCGCCGAGGTCGGCCACGCGCCGGTGCGCATGCGCCGAGGCGCCGACCTGCTACTCGGCCACCGCGACGTCGACCTCGCGCTGCTGGACCTGGGCCTGCCCGACGCCGACGGACTGACCGTCCTGCGGCAGCTGCGCGCGGTGAGCCAGATCCCGGTGGTGGTGTTGACCGCACGCGACGACGAACGATCGGTGGTCCGGGCGCTGCGCGGCGGGGCCGACGATTACGTGGTGAAACCGGCCCGCCTGGGCGAACTCCGCGCCCGGTTGGAGGTCGCCGCGCGCCGGCACGCCGTGGGCGCCGAACCGCCCGCCGAGACCGTCGTCGCCGGCGACATCGTGATCGATCTCGGTGCGCACCGGCTCGAGGTGGGCGGCCGGGAGGTGACGCTGACCCCCAAGGAGTTCGAGCTCCTGGCCTACCTGGTGACCCGTCGCGGCGAGGCGGTCAGCCGGCAGCAGCTGATGGACGCGATCTGGGGTGACGCCTACGTGGCGATCTCGCGCAGCCTCGATGTCCACATGACCGCGCTGCGCGCCAAACTCGGCCGCACCGGCGTGATCACCACCATCCGCGGCTACGGGTACCGCTGGGGCGTCTGA